The following nucleotide sequence is from Lacinutrix sp. Hel_I_90.
GGGCACCGTAATTACAGTGACATTTCATAAAACGATTTGCATATTTATAGCCACCATAGCAGGTTATTTTTTCTTCTGTACCAATAACGCCTTCTTGTAATCCTACCAAAGCATTCATCAACTTAAAAGGAGATCCTGGCTCGTAAACGCCTTGTAAACTTCTGTTAAATAATGGTTTTGCTATGGTGTCTCTCAATAGTTTATTGAAATTTTTAGAGCGTATTCTGCCCACCAGGTTATTAGGGTCGTAAGTTGGTGCGGAAATCATTGCTAAAATCTCACCTGTACTTGGTTCAATAGCAATAATACCACCGCGTTTATTTTGCATCAACCATTCGCCATAAGCTTGCAACTCTGAATCAATAGTTATTTTAATGTCTTTACCAGGGATTGGCAAGGTATCATAATCCCCATCTTTATAAGGGCCAATGTTACGATTAAATCTGTCTTTCTGAATGAATTTAATCCCTTTTTGACCTCTTAATATTTTTTCATAGGAGACTTCTATTCCTTGTTTGCCTATTAAATCACCGCTTTTATAATAGGCATCTTCGTTTAGCAATGCTTGGTTAACCTCTCCAATATCTCCTAAAACATTTGCTCCAATAGTCGTTTCGTATTGTCTTAATGAACGTTTTTGAATATAAAAACCCTCATATTTGCGCATTTTTTCTTGTAATACTGCATAATCTTCTTTAGAGAGGTGTGATACAAAAACCGATGGTAACCTCTGCGAATAATGCTTTGCTTTTTCAAATTGAGTTAGAAAGCGTGTTTTATCTATTTTCAAAAGTGAGCAAAATTCTAAGGTGTCTAAGGGCTCTACCTCACGGGGTATTACCATGACATCGTATGAAGGTTGATTAGCTACTAAAAGCTTGCCGTCCCTGTCGTACACATAACCGCGCTTTGGGTAGTCATAGACCTTTCTAATAGCATTGTCTTCGTATAAACTATCAGGGTTTGACTGATATATTTGTAAATAGAATAACCGTCCTGTAAATACAAGACCAACGAAAATAACAGTAAGAAAAAGTAATAATTGTCTCATCTTTTATTTGTCCTACTAAAAATTATAGTCACTAAAACACATAAAATAATAGTAAAGATACTAGAGAATAACGTATTTTTTAGGACTAATAGTATTTTTGATAAGTTAAAAAATTCAAGCGAGAATAATAAAAGATGATGGATAAAAGTTAAAATGGTTATATAGGTGATACGTTGACCAATGCTCGCAGTGTTAAACTTTACCGCCTGATATTCATATACGGCGCCAAAGCTTGTTTTTAAAGCAGCGGGTCTTATAAAAGCAATAGTTACCGAAGCTGCTGCGTGAATACCTCCAGAGTCTAAAAACATATCTACAAGTAAGCCTAGTAAAAAACTCAATAGAATAAATAACATCCTGTTGTTTTTTATAGGGTACAAAATGATAAATAAAATATATAAATAGGGATTTATAAAACCCATAAAATTGATTTGGCTCAATACCAAGACTTGCACCAGCAGTAGCACTATAAAACGGACAATATGTGTTGACAATATACTATTCATCTGTCGTTTCTAAAAGTGTTTCAATCGCTACTTTGTCTTTGTTTTCTATTACATAAACATGCTCTACGTTGGTCATGTCGTTAAAAAGGGCGATTTCAATTTCATAATAATTCTCAGCGACATCTAATTTAAATGAAGACACTGTGCCAATTAGAATCCCTTTTGGAAAAATGGTCGAACGACCTGATGTAATAATAGTATCCCCTTTAACTACGGGAGCGATTTTGGGAATTTCTGTGAGCTGAATAAATTTGGGGGATTTAGCATTCCAGTGCAACGATCCAAAGTGATTTGTTTTTTTGAGCTGTGCACTAATACGATTTGTAGTATTTAAAACCGAAATTACAGTGGCATAATTTTTATTTGTGTTTTCTATAATACCAACAATACCCTTTGAAGAGACGACCCCTAAATCTTGCTTAACACTGTCTTTCTTACCTTTATTTATTAAAAGAACGTTATTTGTAAAAGCGTAGTTATTTCTAATAACCAATGCTTCGGTGAATTTATAATTTTTAGCAAAATGCAGGCTGTCTATAGTGGTTGAATCAGAAAGGATCTCTGCATTAAAAAGAGCAGATCTAAGTCTGTTGTTTTCTTCCTGAAGCAATAGGTTTTGTTCTC
It contains:
- the mrdA gene encoding penicillin-binding protein 2, encoding MRQLLLFLTVIFVGLVFTGRLFYLQIYQSNPDSLYEDNAIRKVYDYPKRGYVYDRDGKLLVANQPSYDVMVIPREVEPLDTLEFCSLLKIDKTRFLTQFEKAKHYSQRLPSVFVSHLSKEDYAVLQEKMRKYEGFYIQKRSLRQYETTIGANVLGDIGEVNQALLNEDAYYKSGDLIGKQGIEVSYEKILRGQKGIKFIQKDRFNRNIGPYKDGDYDTLPIPGKDIKITIDSELQAYGEWLMQNKRGGIIAIEPSTGEILAMISAPTYDPNNLVGRIRSKNFNKLLRDTIAKPLFNRSLQGVYEPGSPFKLMNALVGLQEGVIGTEEKITCYGGYKYANRFMKCHCNYGARNDLVRGIEQSCNAYFATTYRRILDKTGNASVGIDTWSNHVQSFGMGNYLHNDLAVGQKGRIPDRAYYKSIYPNTFYSTYTISNAIGQGEVATTPIQLANMVAAIANRGYYFTPHIIKSIENETLPLEFTTPKYTTIDKKHFEPVIEGMHQVYKKGTAQYLQVKDLEICGKTGTVENFINIDSTRVQLTDHSIFVAFAPKDNPKIAIAVFVENGYFGSRFAGKVASLMIEKYVNGTITRKDLERWLLSHSLEDEYAKPYSGKPFKINREAQLQVIPLPTDYETD
- the mreD gene encoding rod shape-determining protein MreD, translating into MNSILSTHIVRFIVLLLVQVLVLSQINFMGFINPYLYILFIILYPIKNNRMLFILLSFLLGLLVDMFLDSGGIHAAASVTIAFIRPAALKTSFGAVYEYQAVKFNTASIGQRITYITILTFIHHLLLFSLEFFNLSKILLVLKNTLFSSIFTIILCVLVTIIFSRTNKR
- the mreC gene encoding rod shape-determining protein MreC; the protein is MQQIVNFILRNKTFLLFAFLLFIAVTLTIQSHSYHKSRFISSANFLSGGIYDVSNNISAYFGLREQNLLLQEENNRLRSALFNAEILSDSTTIDSLHFAKNYKFTEALVIRNNYAFTNNVLLINKGKKDSVKQDLGVVSSKGIVGIIENTNKNYATVISVLNTTNRISAQLKKTNHFGSLHWNAKSPKFIQLTEIPKIAPVVKGDTIITSGRSTIFPKGILIGTVSSFKLDVAENYYEIEIALFNDMTNVEHVYVIENKDKVAIETLLETTDE